One Brassica oleracea var. oleracea cultivar TO1000 chromosome C7, BOL, whole genome shotgun sequence genomic window carries:
- the LOC106303753 gene encoding RING-H2 finger protein ATL16: MDLSARRNILRDLNFTPPPPPPPMTVFHRVSSTGTNFPIIAVAVIGILATAFVLVSYYVFVIKCCLNWHRIDILGRFSLSRRQRNDHGPIMLYTPRINRGLDESVIRAIPILKFKKRRDGDSRNDHVFTEGEENTSQECSVCLNEFQEEEKLRIIPNCSHLFHIDCIDIWLQNNANCPLCRTGVSCDASFPPAPVSAQSTSLDNAVLGSDTVMVRGENEYVVIELGLGNSNRSNSDRDSPRNGRVRVVQERSNSGHLLNQNPQNSISQSPRKLNRGEFQRKGRKLHKVTSMGDECIDIRRDKDEQFGSVQPIRRSISMDSSADRQLYLAVQEAIIRKNQEIPVVGEGGECSSSSGNVSSNKMKRSFFSFGSSRRSRSSSILPLYFEP, from the coding sequence ATGGATCTATCAGCTCGTCGTAATATCCTCCGGGATCTGAACTTTACTCCGCCGCCACCACCACCACCAATGACTGTTTTCCACCGTGTGAGCTCGACGGGGACGAACTTTCCGATCATAGCCGTCGCCGTGATTGGAATCTTAGCCACAGCTTTCGTACTTGTAAGCTATTACGTTTTCGTTATCAAATGCTGTCTGAATTGGCATCGAATCGACATTCTTGGTAGATTCTCATTATCCCGACGGCAACGCAACGACCATGGTCCTATAATGCTTTACACTCCGAGGATAAACCGCGGTCTCGATGAATCCGTCATTAGAGCAATCCCTATTTTAAAATTCAAGAAGAGGAGAGATGGAGACAGTCGAAACGACCACGTTTTCACAGAAGGAGAAGAGAATACTTCTCAAGAGTGCTCTGTTTGTTTGAATGAGTTTCAAGAAGAGGAGAAGCTGAGGATTATCCCAAACTGTAGTCATTTGTTTCATATCGACTGCATCGATATTTGGCTTCAGAACAATGCCAATTGCCCTCTGTGTAGAACTGGGGTTTCTTGCGACGCAAGTTTTCCTCCCGCTCCGGTTTCTGCTCAAAGTACTTCCCTAGATAATGCAGTTTTGGGGTCAGACACTGTCATGGTTAGAGGCGAGAATGAGTATGTAGTCATTGAGCTAGGTCTAGGGAACAGTAACAGAAGCAATAGTGACCGAGATAGTCCAAGAAACGGAAGGGTACGTGTGGTACAAGAAAGATCGAATTCAGGTCACCTACTGAACCAAAACCCACAAAATTCGATCAGTCAATCTCCTAGGAAGCTTAACCGAGGAGAGTTTCAGAGAAAAGGAAGAAAACTTCACAAAGTCACCAGTATGGGAGACGAATGTATCGACATTAGAAGAGACAAAGACGAGCAGTTTGGTAGTGTTCAACCCATCAGAAGATCGATCTCGATGGATTCGTCTGCAGATAGACAGCTGTATTTGGCTGTTCAAGAGGCGATTATCCGGAAAAACCAGGAAATTCCGGTGGTCGGAGAAGGAGGAGAGTGTAGCAGTAGTAGCGGCAACGTTAGTAGTAACAAAATGAAGAGATCCTTCTTCTCTTTTGGGAGTAGTAGACGTTCTAGAAGTTCTTCCATATTGCCTCTTTATTTTGAACCCTAA
- the LOC106304848 gene encoding WAT1-related protein At5g40230-like, which yields MRETVAWRYINRDVVPFASTIVVECVTVGSTTLYKAAALRGLSFYVFVFYSYVVSTLVLLPLSLIYGRSTRLPSAKSPVFFKIFLLALLGFMSMIAGCKGVEYSSPTLASAISTLTPAFTFTLAIVFRMERVRLRSSASQAKIIGTVVSMSGALVVVLYKGPKLLAASHYHHLTLSESSWILGGILLAAQYLLISVWLIIQTRIMEVYPQEITVVFLYSLCGTLISAPVCMFAEKNLTSFLLKPDVSLVSIMYTGALVSSLGTVIHTWGLHLKGPVYISLFKPLSIVIAVGMSAIFLGDAIHLGSVIGSVVLSLGFYSVIWGKAREDASKPVTSSEHYSPLLLARTVDDES from the exons ATGAGAGAAACAGTGGCGTGGAGGTACATTAACAGAGATGTTGTGCCGTTTGCTTCCACGATTGTAGTGGAGTGTGTCACTGTTGGATCGACCACACTGTACAAGGCTGCTGCTTTGAGAGGATTGAGCTTCTATGTTTTTGTGTTCTACTCTTATGTTGTTTCGACACTTGTCCTTCTTCCTCTTTCCCTCATCTACGGAAG GTCAACAAGGTTACCTTCAGCCAAATCTCCCGTCTTCTTCAAGATTTTCTTGCTTGCGCTTCTCGGGTTCATGTCGATGATAGCTGGCTGTAAAGGAGTAGAATATAGTTCTCCTACTCTTGCCTCTGCTATCAGCACCCTCACGCCAGCTTTTACGTTCACCCTCGCCATTGTTTTCAG GATGGAACGAGTAAGGTTAAGGAGCTCTGCGAGTCAGGCTAAAATCATTGGCACAGTAGTCTCTATGTCTGGTGCACTGGTTGTTGTTCTTTATAAAGGACCTAAACTTCTAGCTGCATCGCATTACCACCATTTGACTTTATCTGAGTCAAGCTGGATACTTGGAGGCATATTACTCGCTGCACAGTATTTGCTTATTTCAGTCTGGTTGATTATTCAG ACTAGGATCATGGAGGTATACCCTCAAGAGATAACAGTAGTCTTCCTGTACAGCTTATGCGGAACACTAATCTCAGCACCTGTATGCATGTTTGCTGAAAAAAACTTGACTTCCTTTCTGCTTAAACCTGATGTCTCCCTCGTTTCAATTATGTACACG GGTGCCTTGGTTTCATCATTGGGCACAGTTATACACACGTGGGGTCTGCATTTGAAGGGTCCAGTCTACATATCCTTGTTCAAGCCGTTGTCTATTGTCATTGCGGTTGGAATGTCTGCTATATTCCTCGGTGATGCAATTCACCTTGGAAG TGTCATCGGATCAGTGGTTTTGAGCTTGGGATTCTACTCTGTGATTTGGGGCAAAGCAAGAGAGGATGCATCCAAACCTGTGACTAGTTCTGAGCATTACTCACCTTTGCTGCTTGCACGCACCGTAGATGATGAATCCTAA